One genomic window of Corallococcus silvisoli includes the following:
- a CDS encoding DUF1304 domain-containing protein — protein sequence MSPLAQLFAVIAALIHVLFFFLESIAFSQPKVWRRFGLKSQADADVVKPMAFNQGFYNLFLALGVFVGVGLVHTGAVASGVAVVVFGCACMLMAALVLVSSNRHFLRASLVQGALPLLAIALVAF from the coding sequence ATGTCGCCACTGGCACAGCTCTTCGCGGTCATCGCCGCGCTCATCCACGTGTTGTTCTTCTTTCTGGAGAGCATCGCGTTCTCGCAGCCGAAGGTCTGGCGGCGCTTCGGGCTGAAGTCGCAGGCGGACGCGGACGTGGTGAAGCCGATGGCGTTCAACCAGGGCTTCTACAACCTGTTCCTGGCGCTGGGCGTGTTCGTCGGCGTGGGGCTGGTGCACACGGGCGCGGTGGCGTCGGGCGTGGCCGTCGTCGTGTTCGGCTGCGCGTGCATGCTGATGGCGGCGCTGGTGCTGGTGAGCAGCAACCGCCACTTCCTCCGGGCGAGCCTCGTCCAGGGGGCCCTGCCGCTGCTGGCCATCGCGCTCGTCGCCTTCTGA
- a CDS encoding TetR/AcrR family transcriptional regulator has protein sequence MARTRAFDETEAVRAALGVFWSRGYEATSLSDLEAATGLNRSSLYQTFESKRGLFARAVALYLQEVISPRLGVFAKEAPGLSQVTEYFEALATTMSTAPPVLTRRGCLLVNTATELAPHDAEAHRAVEDYRDLLRGHLTRALEGAARAGVLPRKSVGRRVELLLGAVIGVLVTARVDPGAAAKLARAAASEAAGWAE, from the coding sequence GTGGCGCGGACACGGGCGTTCGACGAGACGGAGGCGGTGCGGGCCGCGTTGGGGGTGTTCTGGTCGCGGGGCTACGAGGCCACGTCGCTTTCGGACCTGGAGGCCGCCACGGGGCTGAACCGCTCCAGCCTGTACCAGACGTTCGAGAGCAAGCGCGGGCTGTTCGCGCGGGCCGTCGCGCTGTACCTCCAGGAGGTCATCTCTCCCCGGCTGGGGGTGTTCGCGAAGGAGGCGCCGGGCCTGTCGCAGGTGACGGAGTACTTCGAGGCGCTCGCGACGACGATGAGCACCGCGCCGCCGGTCCTGACGCGGCGGGGCTGCCTGCTGGTGAACACGGCGACGGAGCTGGCGCCGCATGACGCGGAGGCCCACCGGGCGGTGGAGGACTACCGGGACCTGTTGCGGGGACACCTGACGCGGGCGCTGGAGGGGGCGGCCCGGGCCGGGGTGTTGCCGCGCAAGTCCGTGGGCCGCCGGGTGGAGCTGCTGCTGGGGGCGGTGATTGGCGTGTTGGTCACGGCCCGCGTGGACCCGGGCGCCGCGGCGAAGCTGGCCCGGGCGGCGGCGAGCGAGGCGGCAGGCTGGGCCGAGTAG